A section of the Saccopteryx leptura isolate mSacLep1 chromosome 4, mSacLep1_pri_phased_curated, whole genome shotgun sequence genome encodes:
- the CDK3 gene encoding cyclin-dependent kinase 3 isoform X1 — translation MDLFQKIEKIGEGTYGVVYKAKNKETGQLVALKKIRLDLETEGVPSTAIREISLLKELKHPNIVRLLDVVHNEKKLYLVFEFLSQDLKRFMDSTPVATLPLHLVKSYLFQLLQGVSFCHSHRVIHRDLKPQNLLINELGAIKLADFGLARAFGVPLRTYTHEVVTLWYRAPEILLGSKFYSTAVDIWSIGCIFAEMVTCKALFPGDSEIDQLFRIFRTLGTPSEATWPGVTQLPNYKGSFPKWTRKGLEDVVSNLEPAGKDLLMQLLQYDPNQRISAKGALAHPYFLSTEASPAPHQCVLECFCH, via the exons ATGGACCTGTTCCAGAAGATAGAGAAGATCGGAGAGGGCACCTATGGGGTGGTGTATAAGGCCAAGAACAAGGAGACAGGGCAGCTTGTGGCCCTCAAGAAGATCAGGCTGGATTT GGAAACTGAGGGGGTCCCAAGCACTGCCATCAGGGAAATCTCCCTGCTCAAAGAGCTTAAGCACCCTAACATCGTCAG GTTGCTGGATGTGGTGCACAATGAGAAGAAGCTGTACCTGGTGTTTGAGTTCCTCAGCCAGGATCTGAAGAGGTTCATGGACTCCACCCCAGTTGCCACGCTCCCCTTGCACTTAGTCAAG AGTTACCTCTTCCAGCTGCTGCAGGGGGTGAGTTTCTGCCACTCACATCGGGTCATCCACAGAGACCTGAAGCCCCAGAATCTGCTCATCAATGAGCTGGGTGCCATCAAGCTGGCTGACTTTGGACTGGCTCGAGCCTTTGGGGTGCCCCTACGCACCTACACCCATGAG GTGGTGACGCTCTGGTATCGCGCCCCCGAGATTCTCTTGGGCAGCAAGTTCTATTCAACGGCTGTAGATATCTGGAGCATTGGTTGCATCTTCGCAGAGATg GTGACCTGCAAAGCTCTGTTTCCTGGTGACTCTGAGATTGACCAGCTCTTTCGTATCTTTCGGACCCTGGGCACCCCCAGTGAAGCCACATGGCCAGGAGTTACCCAGTTGCCTAACTATAAGGGTAGCTTCCCCAAGTGGACCAGGAAGGGGCTGGAGGATGTTGTGTCCAATCTAGAACCAGCGGGCAAGGACCTGCTCATG CAACTCCTGCAATATGACCCCAACCAGCGGATCTCAGCCAAGGGCGCCCTAGCCCATCCATACTTCTTGTCCACTGAGGCCTCCCCGGCCCCCCATCAGTGTGTGCTGGAGTGTTTCTGCCACTGA
- the CDK3 gene encoding cyclin-dependent kinase 3 isoform X3, producing MGWCIRPRTRRQGSLWPSRRSGWIWKLRGSQALPSGKSPCSKSLSTLTSSARLLDVVHNEKKLYLVFEFLSQDLKRFMDSTPVATLPLHLVKSYLFQLLQGVSFCHSHRVIHRDLKPQNLLINELGAIKLADFGLARAFGVPLRTYTHEVVTLWYRAPEILLGSKFYSTAVDIWSIGCIFAEMVTCKALFPGDSEIDQLFRIFRTLGTPSEATWPGVTQLPNYKGSFPKWTRKGLEDVVSNLEPAGKDLLMQLLQYDPNQRISAKGALAHPYFLSTEASPAPHQCVLECFCH from the exons ATGGGGTGGTGTATAAGGCCAAGAACAAGGAGACAGGGCAGCTTGTGGCCCTCAAGAAGATCAGGCTGGATTT GGAAACTGAGGGGGTCCCAAGCACTGCCATCAGGGAAATCTCCCTGCTCAAAGAGCTTAAGCACCCTAACATCGTCAG CCAGGTTGCTGGATGTGGTGCACAATGAGAAGAAGCTGTACCTGGTGTTTGAGTTCCTCAGCCAGGATCTGAAGAGGTTCATGGACTCCACCCCAGTTGCCACGCTCCCCTTGCACTTAGTCAAG AGTTACCTCTTCCAGCTGCTGCAGGGGGTGAGTTTCTGCCACTCACATCGGGTCATCCACAGAGACCTGAAGCCCCAGAATCTGCTCATCAATGAGCTGGGTGCCATCAAGCTGGCTGACTTTGGACTGGCTCGAGCCTTTGGGGTGCCCCTACGCACCTACACCCATGAG GTGGTGACGCTCTGGTATCGCGCCCCCGAGATTCTCTTGGGCAGCAAGTTCTATTCAACGGCTGTAGATATCTGGAGCATTGGTTGCATCTTCGCAGAGATg GTGACCTGCAAAGCTCTGTTTCCTGGTGACTCTGAGATTGACCAGCTCTTTCGTATCTTTCGGACCCTGGGCACCCCCAGTGAAGCCACATGGCCAGGAGTTACCCAGTTGCCTAACTATAAGGGTAGCTTCCCCAAGTGGACCAGGAAGGGGCTGGAGGATGTTGTGTCCAATCTAGAACCAGCGGGCAAGGACCTGCTCATG CAACTCCTGCAATATGACCCCAACCAGCGGATCTCAGCCAAGGGCGCCCTAGCCCATCCATACTTCTTGTCCACTGAGGCCTCCCCGGCCCCCCATCAGTGTGTGCTGGAGTGTTTCTGCCACTGA
- the CDK3 gene encoding cyclin-dependent kinase 3 isoform X2, giving the protein MGHSYGIRNVGNFPPGQKHPSWFPASTAVPFFPAGKLRGSQALPSGKSPCSKSLSTLTSSARLLDVVHNEKKLYLVFEFLSQDLKRFMDSTPVATLPLHLVKSYLFQLLQGVSFCHSHRVIHRDLKPQNLLINELGAIKLADFGLARAFGVPLRTYTHEVVTLWYRAPEILLGSKFYSTAVDIWSIGCIFAEMVTCKALFPGDSEIDQLFRIFRTLGTPSEATWPGVTQLPNYKGSFPKWTRKGLEDVVSNLEPAGKDLLMQLLQYDPNQRISAKGALAHPYFLSTEASPAPHQCVLECFCH; this is encoded by the exons ATGGGCCATTCTTATGGAATAAGGAACGTGGGCAACTTCCCCCCAGGGCAGAAGCACCCTTCTTGGTTCCCTGCCTCAACTGCTGTACCCTTCTTCCCTGCAGGGAAACTGAGGGGGTCCCAAGCACTGCCATCAGGGAAATCTCCCTGCTCAAAGAGCTTAAGCACCCTAACATCGTCAG CCAGGTTGCTGGATGTGGTGCACAATGAGAAGAAGCTGTACCTGGTGTTTGAGTTCCTCAGCCAGGATCTGAAGAGGTTCATGGACTCCACCCCAGTTGCCACGCTCCCCTTGCACTTAGTCAAG AGTTACCTCTTCCAGCTGCTGCAGGGGGTGAGTTTCTGCCACTCACATCGGGTCATCCACAGAGACCTGAAGCCCCAGAATCTGCTCATCAATGAGCTGGGTGCCATCAAGCTGGCTGACTTTGGACTGGCTCGAGCCTTTGGGGTGCCCCTACGCACCTACACCCATGAG GTGGTGACGCTCTGGTATCGCGCCCCCGAGATTCTCTTGGGCAGCAAGTTCTATTCAACGGCTGTAGATATCTGGAGCATTGGTTGCATCTTCGCAGAGATg GTGACCTGCAAAGCTCTGTTTCCTGGTGACTCTGAGATTGACCAGCTCTTTCGTATCTTTCGGACCCTGGGCACCCCCAGTGAAGCCACATGGCCAGGAGTTACCCAGTTGCCTAACTATAAGGGTAGCTTCCCCAAGTGGACCAGGAAGGGGCTGGAGGATGTTGTGTCCAATCTAGAACCAGCGGGCAAGGACCTGCTCATG CAACTCCTGCAATATGACCCCAACCAGCGGATCTCAGCCAAGGGCGCCCTAGCCCATCCATACTTCTTGTCCACTGAGGCCTCCCCGGCCCCCCATCAGTGTGTGCTGGAGTGTTTCTGCCACTGA
- the EVPL gene encoding envoplakin — protein sequence MFKGLSKGSQGKGSPKGSPAKGSPSKHSGTATQELAVLISRMQANADQVERNILETQKRLQQDRLHSKQSQALQHQQEAGRSLKEAEVLLKDLFLDVDKARRLKHPQAEEIEKDIKQLHERVTHECAEYRALYEKMVLPPNMGPRVDWARVLEQKQKQTHEGQFGPGMAELEQQIAEHNILQKEIDAYGQQLRNLVGPDATTIRSQYRDLLKAASWRGQSLGSLYTHLQGCTRQLNTLAQQQQRILQQDWSDLMVDPVGLRQEYEHFKQQELLVQEQCVNQLEDDGERMIELGHPAVGPIQVHQEALKMEWQNFLNLCICQESHLQHVEDYRRFQEEADSVSQTLENLNSSLDIQYGPAPEGLPGGPTELLRQLETEEKKLAMAEKTIGDLQRRCQELVPLPQRRNTPQPSLHVDSICDWDTGEAQLLRGERYTLMDNTDPHTWVIQGLGGETKRAPAACFCIPAPDPEAINRVSKLASELQALKQKLATVQSRLKASVAEPLQPGQQAMTGSATADPQAQKLLTQMMRLDRDLGQIEKQLLAWARAPLSRSTLLEDLEGRIRSHKDTAQQLQSLGVEKEAAQQECEVFLSVRPLGPAALHLPVALNNLKNKYSDVQVLCSLYWEKAKAALGLERQIQDTDRVIRGFESTLAQEAPIPAGPGALQERVNELQHQRRELLEQQACVLGLHRELKATEHACSALQNNFQEFSQDLPRQQRQVQALTDRYHAVGDQLDLREKMVQDAGLTYQQFKNCRDNLSSWLEHLPHNQVRPSDGPSQIAYKLQVQKRLLQEVQGRECDRATASCLSQDLQVALRDYELQADTYRCSLEPTQAALAPKRPQVAPLQESIQDQEKQLTKAYTEAVAVHQQQLQQLEFARKMLEKKELSEDILVTHDAQQQSEGPAQAERESEALKSHLEEERKRVARVQHKLEEQRNQLLQLRTQQPLERLEEKEVVEFYRDPQLESSLSRVKSQVEDEDRKRAGLQADLEVMAQKVVQLESKRKTMQPHLLTKEVTHIEKDPSLDSQASQLSSEIQHLQGENTAISAQLEELKKELLVLEQKEATVKEKVLVKEVVKVEKDLEMVKATRVLRLQIEEDAAQRKRAEEAVVQLQARIKDLELAISTVQPKVIVKEAKKVEQDPGLVKETSRLRSLLEGERSKNAMLAKELKELQDKYSVVEKQKPKMELQERVHEIFQVDLETEQEIVRLKEELQETTSRRSGVEKEVERLLCDLEVLRAQKPLVEYKEVTQEVVKLERSPEVLREVDRLKAQLNELVNTSGRAQEQRIRLQGERDEWKRERSKVETKVVSKEVVRHEKDPVLEKEAERLRQEVREAAQKRRAAEDMVYELQNKYLLLERRRPKEKVVMQEVVVTQKDPKLHEDHSRLSQSLDEEVGRRRQLEREVQQLLAGVEEKEGLLSFQENRDKKLAVEKELRQLTLRIQELEKRPPAVQEKIIMEEVVKLEKDPGLEKSTEALRQDLDQEKAQVTELHRECKNLQVQIDILQETKSQEKTIYKEVIRVEKDPVLESERSRVWEALNRERVGRKGREEEVQRLQEQINRAEALSRTWAREEAELRKAQNQASQGCRQLQQELRKLERQKQQKVLQLQEESKLLSQKTESERQRATQQGEELSQLKAAILQEKDQIYEKERTLRDLHTKVSREELNQETQTRETNLSTKISILEPETGKDMSPYEAYKKGIINRGQYLQLQELECDWEEVTTSGPCGEESVLLDRKSGKQYSIEAALRCRHISKEEYQLYKNGHLPISEFALLVAGETKPCSSVSIGSIISKAPVTSPAPQNTSYFSSSFFFGLGDDSFPIAGVYDTNTDNKCTIKTAMAKNMLDPITGQKLLEAQAATGGIVDLLSRERYSVHKAMERGLIENTSTQRLLNAQKAFTGIEDPVTKKRLSVGEAVQKGWMPQESMFPHLLVQHLTGGLIDPKRTGRIPLPQAVHSRMISEELAQLLQDESSYEKDLTDPISKERLSYKEAMGRCRKDPLSGLLLLPAALEGYHCSGSASPTSPLRALR from the exons ATGTTCAAGGGGCTGAGCAAAGGCTCCCAGGGAAAGGGGTCCCCCAAGGGCTCCCCGGCCAAGGGCTCTCCCAGCAAGCACAGCGG AACCGCCACCCAGGAGCTGGCCGTGTTAATCTCCCGCATGCAGGCCAATGCTGACCAGGTAGAGAGGAACATCTTAGAGACTCAGAAGAGGCTGCAGCAG GACCGGCTGCACAGCAAGCAGAGCCAGGCCCTGCAGCACCAGCAGGAGGCAGGCCGCAGCCTGAAGGAGGCTGAGGTTTTGCTGAAGGACCTTTTCCTGGACGTGGATAAAGCCCGGCGGCTCAAGCACCCGCAGGCTGAGGAGATTGAGAAGGA CATCAAGCAGCTGCACGAGCGGGTGACCCATGAGTGTGCCGAATACCGTGCCCTATATGAGAAGATGGTGCTGCCACCCAATATGGGGCCCAGGGTCGACTGGGCACGGGTGCTGGAGCAGAAACAG AAGCAGACCCACGAGGGTCAGTTCGGGCCAGGCATGGCAGAGCTGGAGCAACAGATTGCTGAACACAACATCCTGCAGAAGGAGATCGACGCCTATGGGCAGCAGCTGCGGAACCTCGTGGGGCCG GATGCGACCACCATCAGGAGCCAATACCGGGACCTACTG AAGGCGGCCTCGTGGCGCGGGCAGAGCCTGGGCAGCCTGTACACGCACCTGCAGGGCTGCACGCGCCAGCTGAACACCCTGGCCCAGCAGCAGCAACGAATCCTGCAGCAGGACTGGAGCGACCTCATGGTGGACCCTGTGGGCCTGCGGCAGGAGTATGAG CACTTCAAGCAGCAGGAGCTGCTCGTTCAGGAGCAGTGTGTGAATCAGCTGGAGGACGACGGGGAGCGCATGATAGAGCTCGGCCATCCCGCCGTGGGACCCATCCAG GTCCACCAGGAGGCCCTAAAGATGGAGTGGCAGAACTTCCTGAACCTGTGCATCTGCCAGgagagccatctgcagcacgtTGAGGATTACCGTAGG TTCCAGGAAGAGGCCGACTCTGTCAGCCAGACCCTGGAAAATCTCAACTCCAGCCTGGATATCCAGTATGGTCCTGCCCCTGAGGGGCTCCCTGGTGGCCCCACAGAGTTATTACGACAGCTAGAG ACAGAGGAGAAGAAACTAGCCATGGCTGAGAAGACCATTGGGGACCTACAGCGGCGTTGCCAGGAGTTGGTCCCTCTGCCACAGCGCAGGAACACACCCCAGCCATCTCTGCACGTGGATAGCATTTGTGActgggacacaggagaa GCACAGCTGCTGCGGGGTGAGCGGTACACGCTGATGGACAACACTGACCCACACACCTGGGTCATTCAGGGCCTGGGCGGGGAGACCAAGCGTGCCCCAGCTGCCTGCTTCTGTATCCCAGCTCCGGACCCTGAAGCCATAAACAGGGTCTCCAA GCTGGCCTCGGAGCTGCAGGCCCTGAAGCAGAAATTGGCCACAGTCCAGAGCCGCCTGAAGGCCAGTGTTGCTGAGCCCTTACAGCCTGGCCAGCAGG CTATGACTGGCTCAGCCACAGCCGACCCACAAGCCCAGAAGCTCCTGACACAGATGATGCGGCTGGACAGGGACCTGGGGCAGATAGAGAAGCAGTTGCTGGCCTGGGCCCGGGCCCCACTGAGCCGCAGCACACTGCTGGAGGACCTGGAGGGTCGCATCCGAAGCCACAAG gaCACAGCCCAGCAGCTGCAAAGCCTGGGAGTAGAGAAGGAGGCAGCGCAGCAGGAGTGTGAAGTGTTCCTGTCGGTGCGGCCCCTGGGCCCTGCTGCCCTGCACCTGCCTGTGGCCCTCAACAACCTCAAGAACAAGTACAGTGATGTACAGGTTCTCTGCAGCCTCTATTGGGAGAA AGCCAAGGCTGCCCTGGGTCTGGAACGGCAGATCCAGGATACAGACAGGGTCATCCGAGGTTTCGAGTCCACACTGGCACAGGAGGCCCCCATCCCTGCTGGCCCGGGTGCCCTGCAGGAGAGGGTCAATGAACTGCAG caccagCGAAGGGAGCTGCTGGAGCAACAGGCCTGTGTACTGGGGCTGCACCGTGAGCTGAAGGCCACCGAGCATGCGTGCAGTGCGCTGCAGAATAACTTCCAGGAGTTCAGCCAAGACCTGCCGCGCCAGCAGCGCCAGGTGCAAGCCCTCACTGACCGCTACCACGCCGTGGGAGACCAGCTGGACCTGCG GGAGAAGATGGTGCAGGATGCCGGCCTCACCTACCAGCAGTTTAAGAACTGCAGGGACAACTTGAGCTCCTGGCTGGAGCACCTGCCCCACAACCAGGTGCGGCCCAGCGACGGGCCCAGCCAGATCGCCTACAAGCTGCAGGTGCAGAAG AGGCTGCTGCAAGAGGTCCAGGGCCGGGAGTGTGACAGGGCCACGGCATCCTGCCTCTCCCAGGACCTGCAGGTGGCTCTCCGG GACTATGAGCTGCAGGCAGACACCTACCGCTGCTCCTTGGAGCCCACCCAGGCAGCATTGGCCCCCAAGAGACCCCAAGTGGCTCCCCTGCAGGAGAGCATCCAGGACCAG GAGAAGCAGCTGACAAAGGCCTACACTGAGGCTGTGGCTGTACATCAGCAGCAGCTACAGCAGCTGGAGTTTGCCAGGAAGATGCTAGAGAAG aAGGAGCTCAGTGAGGACATCCTGGTGACCCATGATGCACAGCAGCAGTCTGAGGGACCAGCCCAGGCAGAAAGGGAATCTGAGGCCCTGAAGTCTCAtctagaggaggagagaaaacggGTGGCCCGGGTGCAGCACAAGCTGGAGGAGCAGAGAAACCAGCTGCTACAACTGAGGACCCAGCAGCCCTTGGAGAGGCTGGAGGAGAAGGAAGTGGTGGAGTTTTACCGGGACCCCCAGCTGGAGAGCAGCCTGTCCAGGGTGAAGTCCCAGGTGGAGGATGAGGACAGAAAGCGGGCCGGCCTACAGGCAGACCTGGAGGTGATGGCCCAGAAGGTCGTCCAGCTGGAGAGCAAGAGGAAGACCATGCAGCCTCATCTGCTGACCAAAGAGGTGACCCACATAGAGAAGGACCCCAGTCTGGACAGCCAGGCATCCCAGCTCAGCAGTGAGATCCAGCACCTCCAGGGGGAGAACACTGCCATATCAGCCCAGCTGGAGGAGCTGAAGAAGGAGCTGCTGGTCCTTGAGCAGAAGGAGGCGACTGTGAAGGAGAAGGTCCTGGTGAAAGAAGTGGTCAAAGTGGAGAAGGACCTGGAAATGGTCAAGGCAACCCGGGTCCTGAGGCTGCAGATAGAGGAGGATGCCGCACAGAGGAAGAGGGCCGAGGAGGCTGTGGTCCAGCTGCAGGCTCGCATCAAAGACCTGGAGCTGGCAATCAGTACTGTGCAGCCCAAAGTGATCGTGAAGGAGGCAAAAAAGGTGGAGCAGGACCCAGGCCTTGTCAAGGAGACATCCAGGCTGCGGAGCCTCCTGGAGGGGGAGAGGAGTAAGAACGCGATGCTGGCCAAGGAGCTGAAGGAGCTGCAGGACAAGTACagtgtggtggagaagcagaagcccAAGATGGAGCTGCAGGAGCGTGTCCACGAGATCTTCCAGGTGGACCTGGAGACGGAGCAGGAGATCGTGCGGCTCAAGGAGGAGCTGCAGGAGACCACCAGCAGGAGGAGCGGTGTGGAGAAGGAGGTAGAGAGGCTCCTGTGTGACCTAGAGGTCCTGCGGGCCCAAAAGCCTCTGGTGGAGTACAAGGAGGTGACGCAGGAGGTGGTCAAGCTCGAGAGGAGCCCAGAGGTGCTGCGGGAAGTCGACCGGCTGAAGGCTCAGCTCAACGAGCTGGTCAACACCAGTGGGCGGGCCCAGGAGCAGCGCATCCGGCTGCAGGGGGAGCGTGATGAGTGGAAGAGGGAGCGCTCCAAGGTGGAGACCAAGGTGGTAAGCAAGGAGGTGGTACGACACGAGAAGGACCCAgtcctggagaaggaggccgagcGGCTCCGCCAGGAGGTGCGGGAGGCGGCCCAGAAGCGGCGTGCTGCCGAGGACATGGTCTATGAGCTGCAGAACAAGTACCTGCTGCTGGAGCGGAGGCGGCCCAAGGAGAAGGTGGTGATGCAGGAGgtggtggtcacccagaaggacCCGAAGCTCCATGAGGACCACAGCCGGCTGAGCCAGAGCCTGGATGAGGAGGTTGGCCGGCGGCGGCAGCTGGAGCGGGAGGTGCAGCAGCTGCTGGCTGGTGTGGAAGAGAAGGAGGGCCTGCTCAGCTTCCAGGAGAACCGTGACAAGAAGCTGGCCGTGGAGAAGGAGCTGCGGCAGCTGACCCTGCGGATCCAGGAACTAGAGAAGCGGCCTCCGGCGGTGCAGGAGAAGATCATCATGGAGGAAGTGGTCAAGCTGGAGAAGGACCCAGGTCTGGAGAAGTCCACGGAAGCCCTGCGGCAAGACCTGGACCAGGAGAAGGCCCAGGTGACGGAGCTGCATCGGGAGTGCAAGAACCTACAGGTCCAGATCGACATCCTCCAGGAAACCAAATCACAAGAGAAGACCATCTACAAGGAAGTGATCAGGGTGGAGAAGGACCCAGTGCTGGAGAGCGAGCGGTCCCGGGTGTGGGAGGCACTCAATAGGGAGCGTGTGGGCCGGAAGGGCCGCGAGGAGGAGGTGCAGCGCCTCCAGGAGCAGATCAATAGGGCTGAGGCACTGAGCAGGACCTGGGCCCGGGAGGAAGCCGAGCTCCGGAAGGCCCAGAACCAGGCGAGCCAGGGGTGCAGGCAGCTGCAGCAGGAGCTgcggaagctggagaggcagaagCAGCAGAAGGTGCTGCAGCTGCAGGAGGAGTCAAAGCTGCTCAGCCAGAAGACGGAGAGTGAGCGGCAGAGGGCCACCCAGCAGGGCGAGGAGCTCTCGCAGCTCAAGGCAGCCATCCTCCAGGAGAAGGACCAGATCTACGAGAAGGAGAGGACTCTCCGGGACCTCCACACCAAGGTGAGCCGGGAGGAGCTCAACCAGGAGACCCAGACACGAGAGACCAACCTTTCCACCAAGATATCCATCTTGGAACCCGAGACGGGGAAGGACATGTCCCCGTATGAGGCTTACAAGAAAGGCATCATCAATCGAGGCCAGTACCTCCAGCTGCAGGAGCTCGAGTGTGACTGGGAGGAGGTCACCACCTCTGGCCCCTGTGGGGAGGAGTCAGTGCTCCTGGATCGCAAGAGTGGGAAGCAGTACTCCATTGAGGCCGCCCTGCGCTGCCGGCACATCTCCAAGGAGGAGTACCAGCTCTACAAGAACGGCCACCTCCCCATCTCTGAGTTTGCCCTGCTGGTGGCGGGGGAGACCAAGCCCTGCTCCTCAGTCTCCATCGGCTCCATCATCTCCAAGGCCCCGGTAACTTCCCCAGCCCCTCAGAACACCAGTTACTTCTCTTCCAGCTTCTTTTTCGGGCTTGGCGATGATAGCTTCCCCATTGCCGGGGTCTACGACACAAACACAGATAACAAGTGCACCATCAAGACGGCCATGGCCAAGAACATGCTGGACCCCATCACTGGGCAGAAGCTGCTGGAGGCCCAGGCAGCCACAGGGGGCATTGTGGACCTCCTCAGCCGTGAGCGCTACTCTGTGCACAAGGCCATGGAGAGGGGGCTCATTGAGAACACCTCAACACAGAGGCTGCTCAATGCCCAGAAGGCCTTCACCGGCATCGAGGATCCTGTCACCAAGAAGAGGCTGTCAGTAGGCGAGGCTGTCCAGAAGGGCTGGATGCCCCAGGAGAGCATGTTCCCACACCTGCTGGTGCAGCACCTGACCGGGGGACTCATTGACCCCAAGAGGACAGGCCGCATCCCCCTTCCACAGGCTGTGCACTCCAGAATGATCAGTGAAGAGCTGGCCCAGCTCCTGCAGGATGAGTCCAGCTACGAGAAGGATCTGACAGACCCCATCTCCAAGGAGCGACTGAGCTACAAGGAGGCCATGGGGCGCTGCCGGAAAGACCCCCTCAGCGGCCTGCTGCTCCTCCCAGCTGCGCTGGAGGGGTACCACTGCTCTGGCTCAGCCTCCCCCACCTCACCATTGCGTGCCCTGCGCTGA